The following proteins are co-located in the Cherax quadricarinatus isolate ZL_2023a chromosome 26, ASM3850222v1, whole genome shotgun sequence genome:
- the LOC128691729 gene encoding bestrophin-1: MTVQYTDLVASQGGFFKLLIRWRGSVYKTVWQDIVVYLIFFYVISFIYRFALNDSERRLFEKVVISFTRYRTLIPVSFVLGFYVALVVSRWWDIYRSMPWPDTLAILASTYIPGSNRGSRTVRNSVLRYINLGIAITFATVSPVVKDKLSTIQDLRREGYVTDKEMQILRRLDEQTDQHKAWVPIMWATKTLQQARQDGLIASDIALQTLVEEILSLRLKCGSLLGYYGNNIPLVYTQVVTIAVYAYFTFSLLGEQFLDTTKGYDGQLVDFYVPIFALLQLFFYLGWLKVAEALLNPFGDDDHDFEFLSYLERNIKMSKLLCDAMPSDLPPDMEEAENIASGKVFVVKGVSTNRSSGNDNMAAKDRFKNSLI; this comes from the exons ATGACTGTCCAGTACACTGACTTAGTGGCAAGTCAAGGAGGTTTTTTCAAACTCCTCATCAG GTGGCGAGGGAGCGTCTACAAGACTGTGTGGCAGGACATAGTAGTTTATCTCATATTCTTCTACGTTATCTCCTTCATCTACCGCTTCGCTCTCAACGACTCTGAACGAAG ATTGTTTGAGAAAGTAGTGATAAGCTTCACTCGCTACCGGACACTCATCCCTGTGTCGTTCGTGCTGGGTTTCTACGTAGCTCTGGTGGTCAGTCGCTGGTGGGATATATACCGCAGTATGCCATGGCCTGACACACTGGCTATACTCGCCTCCACATATATACCAGGCTCG AACAGGGGATCACGGACTGTAAGGAATAGTGTTCTTCGTTACATCAACCTCGGTATTGCTATCACTTTCGCCACTGTCTCTCCCGTCGTCAAGGACAAACTCTCCACCATCCAGGACCTCAGACGTGAAG gCTACGTAACAGATAAAGAAATGCAGATACTACGTCGTCTGGATGAGCAGACTGACCAACACAAGGCCTgggtacccatcatgtgggccaCCAAGACACTTCAACAGGCCAGGCAGGACGGTCTCATCGCTTCAGACATTGCACTACAAACCCTCGTCGAAGAAATTCTCAGCCTGAGACTGAAGTGTGGGAGCCTCCTGGGTTATTATGGCAACAACATTCCTCTCGTCTACACACAG GTGGTGACCATAGCAGTGTACGCTTACTTCACCTTCTCACTGCTGGGTGAGCAGTTCCTGGACACCACCAAGGGTTACGACGGTCAACTGGTCGACTTCTACGTCCCCATCTTCGCTCTGCTGCAACTCTTCTTCTACTTGGGTTGGCTCAAGGTGGCCGAGGCTCTACTCAATCCCTTCGGCGATGATGACCACGACTTCGAGTTTCTCTCATATTTGGAAAGAAACATTAAA atgtCGAAGTTGCTGTGTGATGCCATGCCCAGCGACCTTCCCCCGGATATGGAGGAAGCAGAGAACATCGCCAGCGGAAAAGTGTTCGTTGTGAAGGGCGTGTCGACCAACCGATCCTCAGGGAACGACAACATGGCAGCCAAAGATCGCTTCAAAAATTCTCTTATCTAA